The genomic stretch gGTGGTAGGAATGTAGTGTAGAGGCATTAGATTACTGTCTGTCATGTTTTATAGCGATGGAGAGGAGTGGAGAGGAATTAGAAAAGTTGTGATTGTTCCAAAGCATATACACGTGCATTAATGTTCAAAATTAGGGTTGGCTTTTTCAATCCTAAATTAGTGGAATAATTAGTATGATTAAAACTCAACAGTTCCAATGTCTCTATTAAttatttcttaaataaaaattgaaataaaaaaaaatgaaaattcaacAAATATTTGGGTGATGCCACATCACCCGTATTAAATGCCAAAACAATGATATTGAGTTATTTTGTCAAAAGTCATTTTTATCCCTGGAATAAGAACAGTTTTAGTTATTTTATCAGAGGGCTTGATTTGTAATTAACAGGTACTTTAATTTTTATAGATTTATAATAGatttataaaaaatcatttgaCACATGCATAGTAAGATTTATAAAATGTTTAGATTAACAGTATTAAGAACTGAATTGGAGATTAATTAATGTTGATTTCAGTTTTTTTCATGGAATTTACTATTTAATTAAAGGGAAATGCTAATTACTGTCTTTGAATCATtctttaagtgattaaaataataagTATTTTTAAAATGTGTGTATCCAATGTATTGCAAatgcattgaaaattgaaatattgattTTTACTCTCTCTGTCCCATAATGAGTGATCGATTTGAAAATAATGTTTCAAAATGAATGatccattttaattttcaataaacTTTTCCAATTCTAccatttaattaataaaagtttcacCATTCCCAATCAACTATCAACTATCTAGCTATTAATATAAGATGCCACCATTATACCTAATATAcccttttcttttttaaaatttacaaagcaAAAAGGTTAATATTGTCTTTTCATAATCAACCAAATATTCAAACCTTTCCCTCAAATCTCCTATTGCCACCTGTATTGTCCATTGGTTTAAACAATGTCTCACTTTCTCTATTTACTTCCTTCTCTCTCTTGGAACAACTCTCTCTTTCTCAAAATATACAActatctctctctttctctctttctctctctccatTTTCATCTTAtgttgtgtttgttttattttactaacttaaaaattttacttgtcaaattttgaaattttttctgTTTGGCAAAATGGGTTGCTATGAAAATGCTTCATTTGTCATCTCATATAGAATATTTATTACTACTATATTATTTGGGGTTTTGAATTTCAAAGTTCACCTGGAATAGTAATAATTATAAGTTTTTCaagtaaaaattatatttttttttggtcAATCGAAAGCTTTTGaacctgttctggactgggccgagcaggcccagctcttatcaccagccgagcaggcccaagtcATTTGGGCCCAATTACTGGGCAACCGTCAAGAGTTGTCCACGCGCGAAGAcactagccgagcaggcccaaatcaTTTGGGCCCATTTACTGGGTAACCGTCAAGAGTTGtccacgcgcgaagaccacgcgtcacgcttcagcgaaggattcggtcaaccatctccgaaccctatGCCATGCacatccagaacgtgagtctcctgctgactcagccctagcacgggacgttctggcagttccctagcacgtgggcctccaattggatttggcccaattagggaaccttggcccagcgctgggggctataaataccctctttcactagagggtcaggtattccattcttcactcttaaccctcattctctgatagctactaacttaagcatcggaggaccttgcaggtaccccccatcttgctcttcaagccaaatattgctgccttgacgattcttctgatcaggtacgatcagtggtgCCGTCTATGGGAaccttgctcccccttctttaacaaagatcaaagcataacCTTTCACCATCGTCAtggctaacaacaacaacatcccaaaccCTGATCCCTTCCTCCTGGAACAGCTGATCGAAGATTCCACCCGCGAGGTGACGAATCGCCGTCGGCAGGAAGGACCGCAACGTGCTCTTACCAGACAGAGAAGGCCGAGGCATGAGACCTCGCAACCCCAGAGGCAACGGATTCAGAACATTCAACATATGCACAACCTTCAACAAGTCCAGAATGTCGAACAAGCTCCTCCTGAGGGACATgttcagaacggggaagacgaGCAGACTCGACCCCAGACTGAACCAGAGCAGCTCCAAATTGTGAATGAGACTGACCCCAGAGACGGGCATGCTGCTTCCTCGTTCACCCACACCTCTGACAGGCGAGGAGGCCGTAGCCAAGACGAGGAGGAGCAGATCAACATCCCCGAGGGCGCTGATCCGACAGCCATCATCCTACTCAGGGAGCTGCAGAGAACCAACCGTCTCATCCGCCAACAAGGCGACCACATCCAcgagctggaaaggaagcgacgataTTGTTCCCCTCCGCGGAGACGCCATCGGTCACGTTCCTATTCCTCCCCGCGGTCGCCTCCGAGGAGAAATCGCAAGCGCTCCCCATCCCCGTCTCGCTCCCCGCCGAGGAGAAACCGGCGTCAGTGGTCttattcccgctctccacctcGAAAGAGTCGGAAGAATCAGAAACCTGAAACCACTGAACCCAGGAGCCTCTCACCCGAGCAGGAACACCGAGGCCCCTCCAAAGCTGTGTTAAAAACCCGCGAGCACTCTCCTCCAAAAGACACTGCAAAATCTCGGGCAAAACACACACTAAATCCAAGCGGGGCAGACACTCAAACTCCCCCGGACCTAGCGACGAAGAAGATTTCCGCAGTCCGTTGTCTGAGCACATCCGGCGAGTTTGTCTCCCGcgagggatggaaaaaccacccgtcTTGGATCAGTACGACGGgactgtaacagcccgaattttattatctgactaattaaattaaataaggatttatttacttaatttggacgaagtttgataattaattggatcgtcggtgttattgagaaacatgttcggattattaagtgaagttggaatttattcggttaatcggagaattaataaagtggagtatgtagagaaataatattagaaataatattattattggattttatttatttgagataaagtcggatttaattggattaatcggaaaataatattaagggtaataatattatttgttggagcataattatttatttgactgctctattttatcaattgggcctaTTTGTTCGGGTTATAAGCAATTGGGAGGTGTTATTCATTTgaagcccaatataataaataaagatagtaagaaggGAATAGGGTAGAGGAGACTCATTTTCAttttctggtttgaagaattgaagtggaggagaggaacaagaagaggaactagggttttggaggagaaatcaagaggtaagggggagaatccctaatcattatgggctagtataatggggtaattggTAGATTAACATATTTATAAATGTTCATAAATGAATCTTATAGAATAggtgttttcttttattcttgTTAGTATGTTGAAAATCTGTAGAAGAATTAAAATTGGAGACTAAGTTAATGCCGGAATGATTATCTCTATATTCATATAAATGGATGACGGACGGTAGTTTGCTGGCAGGCGAGATTGGTTATCATGTTATGCTGGAAACGTGTCTGTTTCATTTTCACTTGTTTCATTCATTTATTTTACTTGGCTATTGGTGTTTACTTTAGTCAATTCCAACATGAATCTCTACTATATTAATTGCTGGAAAACGTGTAGCTATTAACCAATTAAATGAGGACCGTAGTACATGGTGTGGATAGAAATATTACTGCTGTAGCTTATTTGGCCAATTAGGGAACACATTGAGCACATGAAGTCCATTGCATATACTGATGGGACTCGCCACTGTAGCGCTTTTGGCTATAAAgaaatcaaaaaaaaattcttGGTGTTTATAATAAGAACGTGGCTGTTTCTATCCCACTAGCTCATAGCCACTTAGAAACTTCTTTGGCCAAAAGGAAAAGTGAGTTAAACCAATTTAGTTATGGAATTGCTATGTTATTGATTCATTAATAAATTAAAGGACATGAACTACCATCACACTTCACTAATGGAAAATACATGGtagatatgtttatatatatatacatatatatatatatatatatatatatatatatatatatatatatatatatatatatatatattggaataATTGATAAATATGTGTGTTTGAATGAAATTAGAATTCAAGATAAAATAGTAGGTTCATAATAGATATAGTAAATGGAGTGTATTTCTATTAtggtttttaaaaatttaattacatGAATAACTAAATGATAAAAATCTTAATGAATCATTAGTTTAACATGAAAATGAATAAATTCTATATAATTGATAAGTTGAGAGTTAGCATGTGATTGTATTAATTTCTAGTGTTAATTGAAATGGTGTATTGAGATTTCATGTGggttattatatgtgaataatgcttgtGTGaagagaatgttgtgtacaatattgtagataattcatagagtggattattgtgatatgctaaatattaagatggtagagatgatcttaattgcatatgtttgattaacattgtacatacattcatatcatggatgccttgaaacaaaggtggtttgctttgaaacaaaagcgaggcttagattctaaagtaaatcggaagcggtaaactatatgtttacgtttggtgggctttggtcttgtccggatcggaagcgtggcttggattctagatattgaatcggaaagtggtgaaaccttgggttcacaatttggtaccacatgcatagcgtcacatatcttgcattgagtcacattaaaattatgcgataattgagtatgtgaagttgatgtagttgtgatatgtgtatgagtttgataattgaaacgagtgaagtttgaatacatatttgattagatgtatgaatatgtgagaattatgattgagtacttaattgagaatataatagtagaattgaaatattatgctatttaagcttgttgtatactcgataacatgtgaaatatgtgttgattactattatctattctgttttacatagtatgactaattacttgaagtgttgatttaaccattatattctgttatactttcttcataatggtttgtattctcacccttctgttttaatgttgccctcgtttggcgacatgcaggtttgacgattagtagcttgcgtgtgacctagtcggagtttcttctgagtttgcttggtaattaagtagcgagtcaatgctctggtcatgtaacactgggtagtttagacgttgaactcatgttctaattgtttatgtattttgttataacttgtgaacctgtttaattggttacttgtcGTTGAGAGGCTTTgggccaaatattatgattatggttatcttatgagttgtttatggagatatgatcatggtatgggacatgtatcatttatatgaaacacatgagtattactttccgctgttaatgcatattctggatgaattatgattatatgtcaggtgttatttgaaatgaccaggtgtattgtattttgtggataaatgttgtcggtttttaaaagcttttagtttttgaaaacgtcgatgtaaCGCCCttttaattatatgcatgcttattctctgattatatgcttattatttatggggtaaaaaggggtgttacattagtggtatcagagcatggtcgaccagttggtcaaggttattattgtcttttatcctgttgtatttgattcgtgtatctgacacgatcgatactattttgtctggttgtttggttgtttaggacgatggctgcgggaaggaatgttgacattgatgttgaggcaatgatgaggcggactggtgcgattggacaagaaccgcaagagaatgtcggttatggaggaaaggatgagttccgtgcttttggagactttcaaaggtgcaacccgTCGATatttgaaggagggtatggaccggacaaaacgcacgcatggatgagagaaattgagaagatctttcaagtcgtgagttgtactgatgtacagaaggtacagtttggtactcacgtgctgacaaaagaagctgacgtttggtggagtaatactgtgcggagatttgaaatagaaggtattgaagttacttggactcttttccgtgatgcatttttgggaaactattttccagaaaatgtgcgtggaaagaaagaagtgaggtttctacagttgaaatGAGGAGGAGAACAATTCTGtgagaaatcgtatgatgacatgagggaacaatctggtcttggcaagaagccaagtgggggagggattctactccgattaagtgctacaggtgtggcgagaggggtcacaaaactgttgattgtggaaTTGGCTCGAGTAGGAattgctacagttgtggtgagcaaggacacaattgtgccatgtgcgataagccaaagaaggagcaagcgaaagAAAAAGTGtctgcgttgtctggtgctgagactaagactaaggataagttaatctgaggtacgtgctttattattgataatggtgcaacgcattattttattctttggattgtgctataagattggatcttgttttatctgttatgcatagaAGTATAGATATTGATACAACTGTTGTGGCTTTGTTTCTACTCCTTTTGGCatgtttgaattatccgttgagcatcttggtagagattttgagaattgatttaagttgttttccgttagaccaagttgatgaattttggtatgaatttttttggagttgaatcaagtaattgtaacCTTAAGAGGGATTTTGAATCTTGGTGTTTAAGTGATTTCGAGTAtaagttctgaaggaacactattatagtttagtaacggtagtttatgtttcattatgattgacgACTGTCTATTAACAAATTGAGgacctgatcacccttaatctattgttgataggaggcgatatcgtattgaacgagatagacttgtcttactaacttagtagcgtgtaaagcgaccaaggagaagttgaagagtagatttgaggaattgttgagaagaggttcatttcctgagtgtatagtcgtagagttacgcctgtttgtcgagtaagaaggaggaaggttctatgaggtaatgtttcttgaggatatctgattctaagagcgacgatgatcatgttGAACATTTAAGGATTGGGTTATCGGTGCTAAAAGAGAAGGaggttatgtaaagctttctgaatatgagttttggttagaagaagtgaattttcttagatatgggatttcgagttgaggtgtgttgatgcagatatcgataagtggtagcttatgcttcaaggtaacttaaagttcatgagaagaattattcgatgtatgaaTGGATGTTATCCGCCGTTGGGTTGTTTTGGAACTTAAGAGGTATTAATTGTTGGAttgagattcgaagtgtttagtgagcaCAGGAGTTGCAGTATTTGTTTGATTGAAGGAATTGAGTAGGAGGCAAACGAGATGGTTAGAATTCTCAAAGGATTGTGTGTTGCATGGTATTTCCTTCGGATGTTGAAATGACATTtttttttgaagctttgtatggtcgtaagtgtagaatgtTTTGTATCGATATGAATAGAGAGAGAGTGGATGTGGTCTGGatgttgagatggttgtgtcgactgaattttcgaggacgaaaatattttaagtgggggagagttgtaacagcccgaattttattatctgactaattaaattaaataaggatttatttacttaatttggacgaagtttgataattaattggatcgtcggtgttattgagaaacatgttcggattattaagtgaagttggaatttattcggttaatcggagaattaataaagtggagtatgtagagaaataatattagaaataatattattattggattttatttatttgagataaagtcggatttaattggattaatcggaaaataatattaagggtaataatattatttgttggagcataattatttatttgactgctctattttatcaattgggcctaTTTGTTGGGGATATAAGCAATTGGGAGGTGTTATTCATTTgaagcccaatataataaataaagatagtaagaaggGAATAGGGTAGAGGAGACTCATTTTCAttttctggtttgaagaattgaagtggaggagaggaacaagaagaggaactagggttttggaggagaaatcaagaggtaagggggagaatccctaatcattatgggctagtataatggggtaattggTAGATTAACATATTTATAAATGTTCATAAATGAATCTTATAGAATAggtgttttcttttattcttgTTAGTATGTTGAAAATCTGTAGAAGAATTAAAATTGGAGACTAAGTTAATGCCGGAATGATTATCTCTATATTCATATAAATGGATGACGGACGGTAGTTTGCTGGCAGGCGAGATTGGTTATCATGTTATGCTGGAAACGTGTCTGTTTCATTTTCACTTGTTTCATTCATTTATTTTACTTGGCTATTGGTGTTTACTTTAGTCAATTCCAACATGAATCTCTACTATATTAATTGCTGGAAAACGTGTAGCTATTAACCAATTAAATGAGGACCGTAGTACATGGTGTGGATAGAAATATTACTGCTGTAGCTTATTTGGCCAATTAGGGAACACATTGAGCACATGAAGTCCATTGCATATACTGATGGGACTCGCCACTGTAGCGCTTTTGGCTATAaagaaatcaaaaaaaaaattcttggtGTTTATAATAAGAACGTGGCTGTTTCTATCCCACTAGCTCACAGCCACTTAGAAACTTCTTTGGCCAAAAGGAAAAGTGAGTTAAACCAATTTAGTTATGGAATTGCTATGTTATTGATTCATTAATAAATTAAAGGACATGAACTACCATCACACTTCACTAATGGAAAATACATGGtagatatgtttatatatatatatatatatatatatatatatatatatatatatatatatattggaataATTGATAAATATGTGTGTTTGAATGAAATTAGAATTCAAGATAAAATAGTAGGTTCATAATAGATATAGTAAATGGAGTGTATTTCTATTAtggtttttaaaaatttaattacatGAATAACTAAATGATAAAAATCTTAATGAATCATTAGTTTAACATGAAAATGAATAAATTCTATATAATTGATAAGTTGAGAGTTAGCATGTGATTGTATTAATTTCT from Vicia villosa cultivar HV-30 ecotype Madison, WI linkage group LG4, Vvil1.0, whole genome shotgun sequence encodes the following:
- the LOC131597382 gene encoding uncharacterized protein LOC131597382; the protein is MANNNNIPNPDPFLLEQLIEDSTREVTNRRRQEGPQRALTRQRRPRHETSQPQRQRIQNIQHMHNLQQVQNVEQAPPEGHVQNGEDEQTRPQTEPEQLQIVNETDPRDGHAASSFTHTSDRRGGRSQDEEEQINIPEGADPTAIILLRELQRTNRLIRQQGDHIHELERKRRYCSPPRRRHRSRSYSSPRSPPRRNRKRSPSPSRSPPRRNRRQWSYSRSPPRKSRKNQKPETTEPRSLSPEQEHRGPSKAVLKTREHSPPKDTAKSRAKHTLNPSGADTQTPPDLATKKISAVRCLSTSGEFVSREGWKNHPSWISTTGL